The DNA window CTATTGCGCCTTTGGCTGCCAAAGAATATATGAACGTATTCATCGGCTTAGGAATAGCAGGAGTAATTTATGGTTCGATTGTAGCCTTACGACAAAAAGATTTGAAAAAATTATTGGCTTATTCCTCGATGGCACACGTTGGATTGATTGCTGCCGGAGCTTACACCTTAACACTTGACGGATTGCGCGGTGCGGTTTTACAAATGATAGCACACGGATTTGTTGTAGTTGGTTTATTCTTTGTAGCAGAAATTATTTTCAGAAGATACGAAACTAGAAAAATTGCCGATATGGGAGGAATTCGCGCCCAATCGCCAAAATTTACTTCGATGTTTATGATATTGGTATTGGCATCAGTTGCTTTGCCGTCGACATTCAATTTTGTTGGAGAATTTACCGTTTTATATAGCCTATCGCAAGTCAATATTTGGTTTGCCGTATTGGGAGGAACTACTATAATTTTAGGGGCATATTATATGTTGAAAATGTTTCAACACGTGATGTTGGGTGAAACGAATGCTAAAATATTTGCCGATGTAACTTTCAACGAAGGTTTGTCTTTAGTAATGATCATCTCGGTTTTGTTCTTCTTTGGATTGTATCCAAAGCCCATTATGGAATTGATAACGCCAAGTTTAGAAAATATTTTAACTCAGATCAATAGATTTAATTAAAAAATTAGGATTCAGGATTTAAGAATTAGGATTTTTGTTGGATAAGTAAAGTAGAATTTTAAATTAATTTTTTGAATTATGACTAAAGAAGAACTTAAAAATCGAACGAAACAATTTGCCTTAAATGTTTTTAAATTTTTAATGTCATTAGATAATTGCAAAGCAGTTGATGTGATTTCTTTTCAACTTTTTAAATCTTCCTCATCAGTTGCTGCAAATTATAGAGCAGTATGTAGAGGTAAATCAAGTGCTGATTTTTTGAATAAATTAAAAATTGTAGATGAAGAAGCTGATGAAAGTTTGTTTTGGTTAGAGTTTATAAAAGGATTGGAACTAAAATGTGATAATGTTGAGCTTGAGAAATTAATTAAAGAAGCGGATGAATTGGTTGCCATTTTTTCGGCTGGAATAAAAACTGTAAAAGAAAAAAATAATATAAAAAATTAGGGTTTGGAAAATTAAGAGTTAGGGTTTTTGTAAATTATAATCCAATTTCACAAATCCTAAATCGTAAGTCCTAAATCAAAAAATCAAAAAATGAACACATTAATAGCAATCACGGCACTTGGAGTATTAACTCTTTTGTTTGAAATTTTAAATTTTAGAAAAGCCATTGTTCCTATAACGATTATTGGACTATTGGCAGTTCTTAGATTCACCTACATCGAATACAACACTCCTGCAACTTACTACAACAATATGATTGTGGTCAGTAAATTTTCAGCTGTATTTTCGGCTTTGTTTATTGTGCTAACCGCTTTCTTGATTGCTTTAGCGCACGATTTCTACGAAAATCATCAAACCAAAATATCCGATTTTATTGCTATAAAAATATTTATGCTCGCGGGTGCGGTGGCAATGGTATCTTTCGGAAACTTGGCAATGTTCTTTCTTGGCATCGAAATCCTTTCTATTTCTCTATATATTTTAGCCGCAAGCGACCGTTTGAATATCAAAAGTAACGAAGCGGGAATGAAATATTTCTTGATGGGTTCGTTTGCTTCAGGAATCATCTTATTTGGGATTTGCTTTATTTACGGTGCAATGGGGTCTTTTGATGTTGCCGAAATCACAGAATGGTCTCGTTCTGCCGAATTACCGATTTGGTTTCCAATCGGAATTTCATTAGTGACTATTGGAATGTTTTTCAAAATAGCAGCTGTTCCATTTCACTTCTGGGCTCCTGATGTTTACGAAGGCGCTCCGACTTTATCGACTGCGACGATGAGTACTTTGGTAAAAGTGGTGGCAATGGCTACTTTGTATAAATTGCTAACTGCCATGAACGCCGATCTTTCCGATGCGTACATCAATATTATCATCGTTATTTCTATTGCTTCAATGACTGTTGGAAATGTGATGGCTTTAAGACAAAACAATGTGAAACGTATGTTGGCTTATTCTGGAATATCGCACGCCGGTTTTATGTTGATGACTTTGCTCAATATAAGTAATTCGGCAAGCAATTTATTGTATTACACTTCCGCTTATGCCCTATCTGGAATTGCGGCATTTGCAGTGATTTTATATGTTTGTAAAAACAAAAACAACGAAGATATTACCAACTTCAATGGGCTAGGAAAAAACAACCCATTGATGGCGGCGGTACTCACAGCCTCTTTGCTTTCGATGGCGGGGATTCCAATCTTTGCTGGATTTTTTGCCAAAATGTTTT is part of the Flavobacterium nackdongense genome and encodes:
- a CDS encoding NADH-quinone oxidoreductase subunit N; this encodes MNTLIAITALGVLTLLFEILNFRKAIVPITIIGLLAVLRFTYIEYNTPATYYNNMIVVSKFSAVFSALFIVLTAFLIALAHDFYENHQTKISDFIAIKIFMLAGAVAMVSFGNLAMFFLGIEILSISLYILAASDRLNIKSNEAGMKYFLMGSFASGIILFGICFIYGAMGSFDVAEITEWSRSAELPIWFPIGISLVTIGMFFKIAAVPFHFWAPDVYEGAPTLSTATMSTLVKVVAMATLYKLLTAMNADLSDAYINIIIVISIASMTVGNVMALRQNNVKRMLAYSGISHAGFMLMTLLNISNSASNLLYYTSAYALSGIAAFAVILYVCKNKNNEDITNFNGLGKNNPLMAAVLTASLLSMAGIPIFAGFFAKMFLFTQTIEAGYLIVVIAAVINSIISVGYYFKLILAMYNKEPNEETTKTPFVYSAVAVIAIVLNIVLGLYPSAVLDLLGC
- a CDS encoding four helix bundle protein, with translation MTKEELKNRTKQFALNVFKFLMSLDNCKAVDVISFQLFKSSSSVAANYRAVCRGKSSADFLNKLKIVDEEADESLFWLEFIKGLELKCDNVELEKLIKEADELVAIFSAGIKTVKEKNNIKN